The following nucleotide sequence is from Pangasianodon hypophthalmus isolate fPanHyp1 chromosome 8, fPanHyp1.pri, whole genome shotgun sequence.
CATCCATAAAGCACAAATGAATATTTGTAAAGACGAAAGGGTAGCAATGACAATCCACTGGCCATTATGTTGCACCCACAATCTGTGGATCTTGGGAAACttggcagccattttaaaaatgcagaatatCTGAAAGGAGCGCACTGTCATGCAGGAAAGGCAGACGGtgtagaaaatgtaaaacatcacatttctgaaaatacAGTGGATCTCTTTTGGCTGTccgaagaaaaagaaaatacttaTACTGGACAAAGCCAAAGAAGCTAGCATGACGAAACACATATTGCCTCCAGCAGATTTCACAACCGGTGTGTTATAATTGTATAAGAACAGTATGATAACTGCAACACACAAAACCAGCAGAATGACAGCAGATACGGTAAGGAATATGGAAAGAGGGTCTGTGTACTGAAGATACAGAATGGCACGCTTCTGGCAAGATGTGCTTCCCTCTTCAGACCACTCGTCTACATTACACATGTTGCAAGTGTATGGGTCTTCTGAAAGAATAAAGGCAGGCAAACAGTCAGCTGGAGAATGTCATGTTGCCTGTTCACAACCCACTATAACTAAAATATccatattatttttgcattaatgtgtgattaATCTGACATCTCATGCATCACATCCTTTtcatgagtcatccattataggttTGAAAATTTACTTCTTAGTGTCCcacaaccctgttacctgaacagattcacccctatgaaatatttggaatattccacaagtcacatgttcaacaggtcAGATAAGAATTTCTGGAAGatctgttttctttattttcaattatattgttatactgcCTGAAAAGATCACTTGAAAGTACAACCCTGTTATCCAAATAATAGACTAAAagtaaattacaataaaatgtgtTGGTTCTAAGTTCACCAAAGGCATAGTATTTTTGGATTAGCTTGGTGAATAAAAATGGGCTGACATGGAATGTTTACAGAGATGCTTTATGAATAAAAGCTCAAACTAGAAAACCAAACTCCTAGTTTAGAATAATTTATAAGTGCAGGTCTGAATACTTACGTGTATAGTTTACATAGGTGTTGGTTTCACACATCTTACACTGAAAACAGCATGCATAATTTTGGTCCTTTTCCCTTCTGAATCCCGCCGTACATTCAACTGAGCAGTTTGCGAAAGGAATCTTATGAAAGCAACAAGGCCATTGTCAATATATACTTAGAATTGTGATGTAGTATGTGATGAATTAAGGTTTAACTTACAGAGGCATCACTGTCCCAGCCTATAAGGGAGTTGTTGATGGTGAAAGTAATTTCTGGATATGAGCTGTATGTGCCAATTCTCTCAAAAACTGGAGAACTGGTTCCAAGGCGCCAGAAGACCACATCATAAAAGACAGGTAGATCGCCATTTTGATCATATTTTACTTTACGGCCATTTAGAGGAAAATCCAGCTTTTTCATTTCCTTCAAAAGCTGCAGAATATCAGACAAAATGGTTGGTGCACATTTCACGCAAAAAAACATCAAgcatatattatgaatatttaattataacaaATTTAAAAGTTTTCCCCTTCTTTCAAAATAACATACCATGAAGGGGTAAACTGGAATGCTTCTGTTGCAACCATTTGCATCACATTGTAGAACTTTGTGTAAAGCATTTGCCATGGTGTAGATCGCAGCATaaataggaaaagaaaatgtgggattttcatttaaaattccCTCTGAACTCAAAAGTGAGCAGTTATGACAGTCTTGGttacacattttttcttttggctGAGGAGGATGAATTTCACCATCTTTCAAATATTTATCATTGCTTTTACTCTCTCTGTTGTAGACGAACTGCTTAAATCCAGGAAAAGACATTGGCTGTTCTGTAATGCCAAAAATTTTCCCAATGTTTCGTATTCCTGGTTCATTCGGAAGCTGCTTATTCATAGACCATACCTCACCAGCAATCCAAACTTTATTTCTGATGTTATTCTTTATAGCTGCCCTGATTAGGTTTTTCGCTACTTCTTGGGACGAAAAAACCACTATGACTTTAACGTTGCGTTTTTCAATTGTACTCAGTGTGGAATTGTAGTTAGAGGTTTCGTCAAGCAAATCCTGGTAGGCCAaacagatgttattttttttggcataccgagaaaaaaaattcaggccATCTTGGCTGTAGTCATCCCGACTGCCAATAAAGGCGACCCAGTTCCATCCAAACCATTTAATAATgtgaataattatatttataaggTCTTTGTTGTTAGGCACTGTTCTTAAAAAAGAAGGgtacatgtttttattactcAATCGATAACTTGATGATCCATAATTCACCTACAAatggaaagaataaaaaaaaaaaagttaaaaactaCAGCAATCGTTAGTCAAGGCAGTCAATTTAAAGTTAGGCAAGAGAATAGTATTTCCTTACCATTGGAACAAGGGCCAACGTGAATAAAGGTGCCACTGTAATTGTGCTACTGCTTCCATATGGCCCTGTCACAGCAATTATTTTAGGCTTATATTCGTTTAAATATCTCTGAACTGGAATGGATCCATTCTCAGAGATAAAACTGAACACAGAGGGAAAATTCTGCATATCTGAACAATAGTCAAAGATCTCATAGCCGAGTGAGACATCAGGTAGGATAGTGGAAGAGTTATTGATCTCTTCCACTGTAAAcctcatcatctccatcatccgATAAGCTGACTCATCAAAACTATATCTAGAGTAAAGGAACAGGAGAAATTTGAAAGAAATTCTTAATCCTtaagataaaatgataaaattttgGCTGTAGGTATGAACAGAAGATTTATACAATGTAAttagcaaaaacacatttttaccaCTTCTTCAACTGATTCTGAGTTTCATCTATCACTCCAGAGAACTTACAACCGTGTATACGAGCCCTACATGTGGATAATTTGTCCTTTGTATCATTGTTGCCTATATAAAATAACCAGATTGGAATTTTAACCCAATttgccataataataataataaatgagaagaaattaattgaaattctcggtatatgtatttatatctcTACTAATGTCTAACAGTAGGCCTGTGTAAATGCTAGTTTTCAGGATGAATATTCACTTTATAACTATGTTGCACTTTGCAGACTACAAGTTTTTGTAACTCAAACATTAGGAAAGAAAGCATGTCACTTACCTGTAACACTCAAGTGCCACTGGGTAGGACTGGCGTACTGCTGTAGAAATgctatttaatgaaaataacCCACCCAACAAATAATCTCCTTGCAAGCTATATTCAGATGCTGAGCAGGTGACTTTGAAAAAGAATTGACTACTAAAATCCAAAAGGAAAACATAAATGGTAAGCCACTGCATTTTGCCAGGTGAAACAATTCATGACAAAGATGTGTTTTAAAAGTCAAAAAGAATGAGGGGAAGTAACAGCCGTGTCCATTTTACATATGTGAATTTGAGTAAACCACTACATGCATCATTACACATCCAGTTTCTGTCGAACACGGTATTACATTAACAAAGTGTTGCACAGTCTctataattacaaaaaataacCTTTATACATTATAATCATAATACAAAGTAAGATACATAAAAAGTCTCTGCAAAATGAGTATCTGAATGCCAATCTTCCAAAAGAAAGTAACCCAATGTACATACAGGAAAACCCCAAATAAATGAGTGGATTACCGAAATGAGTGTAGATGTTTCTTGACAGATATACTCCATTATCCAATCAAGTGATTAACATCCTACCATGCTCTGTGGAAAAAATGCCAAGTGACTTTGAAAGAGGTTTCATTATAGGGGCAAGGATGGTAGGAGCTTAAGTCACAAAGACATGCTCAACTGGCTTTATTTCAATAGGAACAGTGAATAAAGTGAGATATATGGGGCAAGACATCAGTAATATTGTGGTGAAAAGTGCACCTTCAATGTCCGTAAAgcatgtgcatttgtgtgataTGTAAAGGCAGTCTGGTGGCTCTGCTC
It contains:
- the LOC113533513 gene encoding taste receptor type 1 member 1-like, whose product is MQWLTIYVFLLDFSSQFFFKVTCSASEYSLQGDYLLGGLFSLNSISTAVRQSYPVALECYRYSFDESAYRMMEMMRFTVEEINNSSTILPDVSLGYEIFDYCSDMQNFPSVFSFISENGSIPVQRYLNEYKPKIIAVTGPYGSSSTITVAPLFTLALVPMVNYGSSSYRLSNKNMYPSFLRTVPNNKDLINIIIHIIKWFGWNWVAFIGSRDDYSQDGLNFFSRYAKKNNICLAYQDLLDETSNYNSTLSTIEKRNVKVIVVFSSQEVAKNLIRAAIKNNIRNKVWIAGEVWSMNKQLPNEPGIRNIGKIFGITEQPMSFPGFKQFVYNRESKSNDKYLKDGEIHPPQPKEKMCNQDCHNCSLLSSEGILNENPTFSFPIYAAIYTMANALHKVLQCDANGCNRSIPVYPFMLLKEMKKLDFPLNGRKVKYDQNGDLPVFYDVVFWRLGTSSPVFERIGTYSSYPEITFTINNSLIGWDSDASIPFANCSVECTAGFRREKDQNYACCFQCKMCETNTYVNYTQDPYTCNMCNVDEWSEEGSTSCQKRAILYLQYTDPLSIFLTVSAVILLVLCVAVIILFLYNYNTPVVKSAGGNMCFVMLASLALSSISIFFFFGQPKEIHCIFRNVMFYIFYTVCLSCMTVRSFQIFCIFKMAAKFPKIHRLWVQHNGQWIVIATLSSLQIFICALWMSLKTPIPAKTNTSFETILSCSAGNEQAFFVNLFFTWSLSVLCFSFSYMSTDLPKNYNEAKSITFSMLLFFISWSFYFTVTKFPPGLYIPFFKAGAQLSSSYGILLSYFIPKSYVIIFQPKKNTQAYFQTSIQNYTQTISRM